A genome region from Triticum aestivum cultivar Chinese Spring chromosome 2B, IWGSC CS RefSeq v2.1, whole genome shotgun sequence includes the following:
- the LOC123041659 gene encoding GEM-like protein 7: MEKAGHEHVIGIPVSSTAIGIEEPEFTGDDAKYLTNTRAGGKSSRRTGDKFARGIKEHVILGPKLYETVRGKLSLGARILQAGGVEKVFQRWFSVEKGEKLLKASHCYLSTTAGPIAGMLFVSTEKVAFRSDRSLALTSPKGDTVRVPYKVAVPLRRVKAARPSENQRRPEQKYVQLVTDDGFEFWFMGFVSYQASLQHLEQAISAAGGGMKVQSSRAAGTGSGTRLRPTAA; encoded by the exons ATGGAGAAGGCAGGACACGAGCATGTGATCGGCATCCCGGTGAGCAGCACTGCTATCGGCATCGAGGAGCCCGAGTTCACCGGCGATGATGCAAAGTATTTGACGAACACGCGTGCCGGTGGGAAATCGAGCCGCAGGACCGGAGACAAGTTCGCTCGTGGCATCAAAGAACATG TGATTCTCGGCCCAAAGCTGTACGAGACCGTGAGGGGAAAGCTGTCGCTGGGCGCCAGAATCCTCCAGGCCGGCGGCGTGGAGAAAGTCTTCCAGCGGTGGTTCTCGGTCGAGAAGGGCGAGAAGCTCCTCAAGGCCTCGCACTGCTACCTGTCCACCACCGCCGGCCCGATCGCCGGGATGCTCTTCGTATCCACGGAGAAGGTGGCCTTCCGCAGCGACCGGTCACTGGCGCTGACCTCGCCCAAGGGCGACACAGTGCGGGTGCCGTACAAGGTGGCCGTCCCGCTGAGGAGGGTGAAGGCGGCCAGGCCGAGCGAGAACCAGCGCCGGCCGGAGCAGAAGTACGTCCAGCTGGTGACCGACGACGGCTTCGAGTTCTGGTTCATGGGCTTCGTCAGCTACCAGGCGTCCCTGCAGCACCTCGAGCAGGCCATCAGCGCGGCTGGGGGTGGGATGAAGGTGCAGTCGTCGCGGGCCGCGGGTACCGGGAGCGGGACGCGCTTGCGGCCTACCGCGGCGTGA